GTAGGAAGTTTGTGAGGTGTTAGGTTGATACTCATGTTGGATGTTAAATTCATTTATCTCTCAAAAGATAAAATAGCATAGCACCCACTAATCCCGGAGCACTATAGAAACTTCAGCTCTTCAATGGTGGTTTAAGCTGGGGTGGGGGTGGTGTAGAGTGACTAGGAGCACGAAAGATTTGATGTTAAACCTCCTTTGGGATACCAGACTGGACATGCTAATATTTTGGATGGGACCTAATGAGATGGTTAATACATTGTGGCTTATCTTTGCTTGATCTAGGCCAAGATCCAGTCTTTGTGAGTAATGGATTACCAGCTTATTGACATGTTAGTACTAGTACTATATCATAGGTAAGGTCTCGATATGTTGCGTCCATGACATGGTGAGAGTGCCTGCTTGAGATGGCATCCAACTCCTAAGTGTCTTTGTGGATGATAGAAAAAATTGGATGCAGTTCTAGTCGTTGAAGAATTGGTTGAGGTGTATTGgctgaagaagaaggaaggtgTTGTCGTaaattttccttccttcttttctaATGTTATGTGTCTAGTCAGAGATAAATGCTTATCCGACATTCTGTCAACTTTTCCAACCCTGATAACTTCCTGCGCAGACGATGTGTTCTATCAAATGATAGGGCTATGGGGTTTCAACTACAAATCTTGCATTTCACAGTATGTGATAGGAGATTTCATTTTTGGGATTAGTGGGTGCTATGCTATTTTATCTTTTGAGAGAGATGTCAATATCTATTTCTGTAGGAACCTTTCATATCACTCACTCTGTAATACACTCAAATAATTTACTTCATTTTACTTTAATTGTTTGAACATTTTGTTTTCCTGGATGCTATCTTTCTTTGAGCGGCATAAATGATATATTGTTTAAACACAAATTGAGATAAAAAAACGTTACTTTTGCTGACACTGATTCTTATGGTCTTCCATTACATGCTATTACAAAGGCTCTAAATCTTAAGTTCATGTTAGATTTTTCAATTATGCAAAGTGGTCTTCACTTGTTAGGCTCTTGTTTCAGGATGAAAATCTTCTAAGGTGTTCGATCTCTGCTGATTCTCGAATTGAGAATAGTGGAAGTGAAGATTCATCTGATGATGAAAATCTTGATCTGAAAGACAACGGTTACCATGATGCAGAGAATGAAGTTGATCCGGAAACAGATGATGACCCGGATCGAGTTCATAGTGGAAAGTTGAGTGAAAGCAGTGGTTATGCTGGCAGTGACCTCTATGATTATAAGGTTCTCTCCCTCTGTCTCTCCCTCACACACGCTCACTCCACTGTGCTTGTCTTATGCTCTGATTTATGTATggttttaagattttttttaagtgttaaTGGTGGGATTAGAGTCTTTTTCTCTTGTGCGACTGCGACATTAATAGGTTATGCCTTCCTATGCTGCTGATTGCGTTGACTTTCACATCATTGACGCCAGAAATGGCTATGGGCCCTCTGTGAGTTATATGATGTAGTAAAATTATATTTCATTAGTTTGATACAAACACCGGGAAGATGTTTGTAACATTATGCTGGTGGTTCTAGGTGGAACTCTTTTCCACTTATGTAATTCTCTCTTTTATATAAAATTCTTTCATTtcttcttgcaaaaaaaaaaaaaaaaaaacattatgctGGTCATCCGACCAGATACTGCTAAAAGATCCGTCACTTTTACCTCTttggtttatttttttcttttcataaccTTGGTCTTTGTATAGCTCTGGGTCTTTAGAAATCTAAGGGACGTACTGAGTCTATTAACTTATATGCAAATTACTTATTATGCctttttgatttgattttcttATCTGTTGAAATATTCAACTGCCAGACTTATAATATTTCCGATTGACATGTAAGTTGGTGTCATACAGGCATTTGGGGTTGATGATTCAGATGTTGGATCACCTAAAGGAAATCATACGTCAGCTGAGAGTTCAAGTTCACATGTTCCTCAAACCATCAGAGATCCAAATGTTGAAGTTGTGGAAAGAGGAAGCAAACCaattaaagaaaatgaaaatttaattaGTGAGACAGAAACACCAAGTGCATCACCTGCCGGAGATTCTTACAGATCAATGGGAGAGATTCTGTCAGCAATGGATCCAGGGCATCCTTTACCAGTGTCTGGACTTGAATCAGGAACTGTGAAGAAAGTGGCCAAAGTTACAGGCTCCAACCATAACGCAAAGCGATCGGCATTTTGGGGAAGAAACAATGTGAGTTGTCATTTGTTGTTATCTGTTTTATCTTAAGTTGATTTTTGGGTTTACCCAAGCAGCAGATGAATTAAAATCTCATTCAGTAAAGAAGCGGTTTTATTTAGCTGACATTCCTGACATTCAATAATCAAACTTGATAGGTCTTCCTTCTTTTAAAGTCAAATTAACTCTGCATGAGAGATGTGGATCCCCTAATGTTTTAGACAAAATTGAGAGATGTATCTTTTTGTATTGGGTTTAATTCTTTGCATTGAGTACAGAATGATTTATTTGATACCTCTTACAAACTGTATGGTTTCATTATCATGGAGCTTGTGCATCATTTATTAGTTTGTGGACTTTTAATGTCCTCTTCTTTTCTTGTTTTCAATGTGAATTCGCAGTCTAgatatttttttgggttttaatcAGTATGTGACATGATAGCTTTATATTTGTGCATACGCTTTGTTTTACAGGAGATAATAGCTTAGCCGGCTTTTGCAGTTTTGTTTTAAAATCCAGTGGCATCTGATATTCTTCATTAATTGTTATACAGGCAAGAAAGACACCGTCAATGGAATCAGTCGATTCTTCTGGAGAGGAAGAGTAAGTTACTCATCATATGCATTTGTAATTTTGTACTTTGTTGTAGCAACATGCTTAATGCACATGAAATATATGGACATGCTACCTTTTGTttaaagctttacaacttttaaGTAGTTGTTAACAAAAATCTGATATGCGCTGTAAGTTCTATAGTACTTTCAGTAAGTTAAATAATTTGGTTTGTTGTTTTTTAGGCTTTCAATTCAGAGGCTTGAGATTGCGAAAAACGACTTGCAGCAGAGGATTGCGAAAGAGGTAGCTATACTTCTGCTTGACTTATTGTAATGTCAAATTATAGAAACTGGTACTTTTACTAACCGGATTAGACACTCATGTTATAGGCTAGAGGAAATGCAATTTTACAAGCTAGTTTGGAGAGAAGGAAGCAAGCTTTACATGAGCGGCGCTTGGCACTGGAACAAGATGTATGTTCATGAAAATACGCCGGACtaattttcttcctccctccccGTCTATTTTATATCTACTTAATGTCTGCATTAGAAGTTTATCATGCTACATTTTATATATCTGCTCGTTTGGTAGGTAAGCTTAAAACAAAAATCTATCTGCATGAGTCAACAATTTGGAATGAACAAGTTTATAATATTAGAATGACCTGACTAGATAATAGAAGGAATGGAACAAAAGACGTGTTGTATATTTTTGCCTGCATTCGGTGATGTTCTGGGGTTTAATCTTCAGTTTGACACCAGGAGGTTGGCTTCCGATTTTCTTTTACATGAGTGCAAATGAAACACAATAACCCTTTTTGGACTTTCTAAACTGATGCATTTTTGTAGTGGTAATaatacctcacaattacaccTCTGGTCTGCAGTTTCCAAATGCAATTAGACAGGGCAAAAGTTCTGGTTCTGTCAGTTGCATAGGCAACTGGCTAATGTTCGTGTACagcactttttattttattttatttacaagAACACTTAATTATTAGtaatttaataaacttgatCAAGTTACAGAATTAGACTTGATGTTAAAACCTtctaactgtttttttttttggtgaaaaatctgctgaatgttgatcaaaagaaaataaaaccgCCTTGCTATATTATTAGTTCTAGATTGTCTATCTGGGAGCTAGATCTTAGGTGTGTGCATGTATAGTATTTAAAGAAATTAATTGGTAGTACTTTGATTCTTAAAAGTAATTTCCCTCTTTGCTTTTTGGCTGTGTATTAGACCTTCGATTAACTATCTGTAAATGATGATATAGGTTTCAAGATTGCAAGAGCAGCTACAAGCTGAGCGAGATCTTAGAGCGGCATTAGAGGTCGGTTTGAGCATGTCTTCTGGACAGTTGGCCAGTTCATGTGGCATGGATTCTAAGGTTTGTGTAGATTGTAAgggatttgttttattttaattctgTTTTATGTCATTTATCCAAGCCAGATTCTTATAATAAATTCTGGTGTGAAGACACGGGCTGAGCTTGAGGAGATAGCCCTTGCTGAAGCGGATGTGGCCAGGTTGAAGCAGAAAGTTGCAGAACTTCACCATCAACTTAATCAACAGCGACAGCATCATTATGGTTCTCTCTCTGATGCTTGCGACCGTTATCAAAATGGCCAAAATAATAATTCCCAACAGTGAGTGTGCAGAACCCATCTCTTtctcaaaagaataaaaaatgctGTTGTAAACCCAAGACTTGTAAACATCGGAAAGTAGATTGCTATATGTTTGAGGGTTTCATCAATGcaatttacagagctttagtaCTAATAGGAATTTGTTTggttcaggtcaataatttcttttgattttaaatTGTTTGCTTTTTGCAGGAGGTTTCTTCAGCAAGATTTTGATGCAACCCTTGCCTTCTGTAATCATGAAAGGAAACAAAGGAATGAGGTGAGGTGTTATGTTTTTCTATCTTCGATACTTCATACTCCATATTAGGAAGCATTCATACTTTGGATATTTTTCAGTGATTTGTTAAATGTTGTTTTCTTGATGttcctcttttatttatttatttatttatttatttttatccttGCACTACCTATGTCTCTCAGTTatatattcatccaattccaacATAGCTGATGCTTTCACGTTTATGCCAGATTTCGTCACATTTTTATTTCAACTTTATACTTAACAATCCAGTACTCCTTGACTATTTTGCTACAGGAGAGTTTGCTGGGGGCAGATTGGAGGACTATCAAAGGCCAAATTTTAGCATCTGCCAGCAGTACAAGGCAGCCTTCTAGGAAGCAATTCATGGATCCGGCTAGCAGAAGTGAATCAAAAAATACTGATGCATCAACAAGTTTGTCTGTTGATGAGCTTTCTGCTGTGGATTCTGCTTCCATGCCATCGACTTCAAGAGCACCAGAGGCAAGTGTTTCCTTTTTGCTGCGACTGTCATTTGTAACTTGTGGTTGAGCTTCtctctaaaaattaaaattttgctATTTAGTTTCTTTGAAATCTTATCTTGTATTAACTCTGGAATGGTTCCCACCTCGTTCAAACAATTGTAACGTATTGATGTTGACTATGGTTCCAGGCGGTGGATTATCCAAGGCATCCATCAACAGCATCTTCTGCCTTGGTAGAACTAACAACTCGccttgatttcttcaaggaaaGACGTTCCCAGCTGATGGAACAGCTTCATAATCTTGATTTAAATTATGGCACGGCATCTTTGCAAGACTCAGTTTATAGACCATCATCTCCACCATGGAATTGACTGGCGGAGAAGGTACCCATCAAATGAGTCGGAAGAAGAATGCCGGACACCGTGTTGTATATTCTTTGACAATGTTTGCATATAAATAGTCATGTGGTACTCTTGTTTGATTATCTTGTTTCATATTCAAAGTTGCTCTTTTTGTCTTTTCGTAGTGAGGGGATGTGAACGGAATTCGGGTGAGAAGTGTGTTCATTTTGTTGTGTATTGATGATTCCTTTTGTTGGTAACAAGGGCCCTGTAACTGTAAACAAATCTTCTGTTGTTGTGTCCATAGGTGAGGTGGGGTGATGCTATTGAATTATAATATTTTGCATTCAGCAAAACTTTTTGATGTCACCCTACATTTTTTCTTACCGCATACTTCAatttttgatcttcttcaatttatttaatcCAATGGCTGAAAATTGAGGTGTGTAATAGCACCGTCCTTTTTTTATATTGAAGTGGGGGTGGGGTGTGTGATAGCACCgcccccttttttttatatatatatattgaagagGGGGAATCAAGTCTAGGTTAATTCTTGTGATTGTTCATTCCTTGTATTCATTTGGGGACTTTATTTAACACTTGACTTTTAAACGGTAGTGATTTCATTATAATTGTACAACAAAGGTTACATCCTTTGCAAGAACAACCATAGAGGAATTGGATAACGTTTTGCAACATGGGCTCATGTCAAATAAGCAGCCCGTGTTAAGATATTGTGTTTCAAGAATAAGTAGCggtaaaataaagcaattgagGATTTGTTAAATTTCAACATAAAAGTGTTAAAATTGTGTGTAAATACAAAAATAGACACATTGGTAGCAGTGGAAGCGTTGACGGCGATGGTGATGGCAATGACAACAGCAAGGGTATGATGGTGGTGTCAATAGTGGATTGTGGTGGTTGGCAGTGTAGAGGTAGCAAACTAGTAATGGTGGTAGGGGTGGTGGTGGCGACGATGGCAATGGTGATGGCAATGACAATGGTGATAGTATGATGGTATGATGGTGGTGCTAATATTGGGGTGTGGTGGTTGGCATTGTAGAGGTAATAATGGTGGTAGGGGTAGTAGCGATGATGTCAATGGTGATGGCAGCAACAATGGTGAGGGTATGACGGTGGTGCCAATAGCCAAGTGTGGTAGTTGATAGTGAAGAGGTAGCAATGGTCGTAGGGGTGGTGGCGACTACAACAATGGTGAGAGTATGATGGTGGTGCCAATAGTGGGGTATGGTGGTTGATAGTGTAGAGGTAGCAATGGTGGTAGGGGTGGTGGTGATGACGACAATGGTACGCGTATGATGGTTTTGCCAATATGGTTATTGGTAGTGTAGAGGTAGCAATGGTGAAGAAGTGGCGGTGGTGATGGAAGTGACAAGGGTGAGGGTATGGTGATGGTGCGAATTGTGAAATGTGGTGGTTGACGATGTAGAGGTAGCGATGGTGATAGGGGTGATGTCAGCAGCGGTGGTGGCAGCTATGTAGAAGGTGATAGTTATGGTAgtggtggtgatgatggtggtggtggtcatTTTGTTCTTCAATGGAGAAAATTTATGTAGAAATGCAAAATGACATTTTCTAAATGcctcttttgtaattttattgtattttcCTCCCCAAAGctgtaaaatgacaaaaaaaaaaaaaaaaccgttgGGCTAAGTGGAATCCTAAGTGGACATTTGAGCTCACTTCatattttttctccttttttgccATATTCTTGTTGTACTCATCGACATGAATGCGTTAGCGCGAATGAACTAGAATGAAGATTTTACAAAGCACAGAATGATGAGGGTAAATTTGTAATCTTATCCGCAGAACTATTTTGGAAAATATCAGTTTCTTATTTGGAAAAATATCCTATTGTCTTTTTGCGTGTGATGTATTTTCTTTGTGAAGGTATCTCACCGACACAATCCTTCCTTCACTCCCGCTCGGTTCAATCTCTCCTCTACAACCCAGAGAACCACCGCCATCTCAGGCGGATCGACACCAAACGTAACACCATCTTACTCACCTCAATGCCACAAAACCAACCATGGGTTTTGTTTGGTGAACACCCGAACAGAAGGCATGGTTCGAGGAGCCCCGATGCTACCTCGACCTTCTCGGTGAGTTCTTGTCAATTCAGGTGACTCTTGTCCACAAATGTGTTTCCAGTTCCTTCCTCGTGTTGTGTAGCACAATCTTCTTTCTTGTTGTGTTGTTTTGATGAGGTTTGTACATAGGTCGCAGAGGAGGACGCCTTCGTTGAACTTCGGTGAAGTTGCAAAGAAGTCCGATGAACTTCCTACTTGATTTCGTTTATTTTGGATGAGATTGTGACCACGAATCAACTCCCTAGCATCGCATGACTAAGTTATGAGCAACCCATGCTTGTAGTGTCGAAGACAGAAATTGTCCGGGAAAAAGCGAACTTAAAAAATGGCAACaactaaatatttttatatagtaGTCTTTCATAAGAAAAAACTCTTTTCACCGAAACTGTTGCAACCGGTAGCACTAAAACCAATAGCTTGAACACCTCCCGGCCTTCACCAACTCCTTTGCAAGATCACTAATTCTTTTCAATAATGAAAACTCACTGTGCATCTTCATATCATAAATGTAATTGTTTAGggttaaacaaacaaaatattgaGGATTCATGAGGTCCATATGAGATAAAGTTGAGCTAAACGaacaatttttgttttgtcaaaagatgcaaaattattcacCGGACTCAAACAAGCCATACAAAGAAGCAACTCGGTGTTTACCTCATTGCGGcgatcattcaatttctttagttgcatatcaaggacttgaaaataAAGGTTCACACAATAGTAAAAGAAGTTTGTGAGGTCCACACAATAAATTTTCAGGGTACGAAATGCAAATTCTCCATGTTAGAAACGATAATCTCATGCTTTTCACCAAATTTTTGTATATCATCAAACAAGTCTGCGAAGTCATCATCTCTCAAGAATTGTAGTCTTTGCTTGCGTACTTCCACTAACGCTATCgcattcacaatatcttgatcttTTATTTATAATGATTGTGATAACTCATTTGTAATTCCAATATAAGTCTCATAAAAAAGgtgaaacacaaaatcaaaagttTGTATTTCTTGGAATAACTTACTTCACCAAAATTCTCTTGGTTGCCATCATCTTTAATCCATTTAAGCACATCCACCACGGTTTCAATCATAACAATAATACTAACAATAGTACCATAATGTGAGTTCCACCGTGTATCACAAGGACGCATGAGACTACTTTCTTGATTTAACCCTTTACCAGTTTCAAGATCACTAATATCAAgagctttcttaatttgttctTGTTTCTGTTTAAATACATCACGACATTTACACAATGATCCATAGTATTGACCAAACTACTAGCATTGTGAAGAAAATGGCAACACCTTCACTTCCCTTTGCAACGGTTACAA
This window of the Malus domestica chromosome 03, GDT2T_hap1 genome carries:
- the LOC114823965 gene encoding rho GTPase-activating protein 7-like isoform X2 produces the protein MSASLAAFERPLRPAASNTQVFKSGPLFISSKGIGWKSWKKRWFILTRTSLVFFKNDPSALPQRGGEVNLTLGGIDLNNSGSVVVREDKKLLTVLFPDGRDGRAFTLKAETSEDLYEWKTALEHALAQAPSAALVMGHNGIFRNDTNDTLEGSFHQWRDKRPVKSLVVGRPILLALEDIDGGPSFLEKALRFLEKFGTKVEGILRQSADVEEVERRVQEYEQGKTEFNPDEDAHVVGDCVKHVLRELPSSPVPASCCTALLEAYKIDRKEARVSAMRSSILETFPEPNRRLLQRILKMMHVISSHSDENRMTPSAVAACMAPLLLRPLLAGECELDDDFDLNGDNSAQLIAAANAANNAQAIITTLLEEYENVFDDENLLRCSISADSRIENSGSEDSSDDENLDLKDNGYHDAENEVDPETDDDPDRVHSGKLSESSGYAGSDLYDYKAFGVDDSDVGSPKGNHTSAESSSSHVPQTIRDPNVEVVERGSKPIKENENLISETETPSASPAGDSYRSMGEILSAMDPGHPLPVSGLESGTVKKVAKVTGSNHNAKRSAFWGRNNARKTPSMESVDSSGEEELSIQRLEIAKNDLQQRIAKEARGNAILQASLERRKQALHERRLALEQDVSRLQEQLQAERDLRAALEVGLSMSSGQLASSCGMDSKTRAELEEIALAEADVARLKQKVAELHHQLNQQRQHHYGSLSDACDRYQNGQNNNSQQRFLQQDFDATLAFCNHERKQRNEESLLGADWRTIKGQILASASSTRQPSRKQFMDPASRSESKNTDASTSLSVDELSAVDSASMPSTSRAPEAVDYPRHPSTASSALVELTTRLDFFKERRSQLMEQLHNLDLNYGTASLQDSVYRPSSPPWN
- the LOC114823965 gene encoding rho GTPase-activating protein 7-like isoform X1; this encodes MSASLAAFERPLRPAASNTMIQQVFKSGPLFISSKGIGWKSWKKRWFILTRTSLVFFKNDPSALPQRGGEVNLTLGGIDLNNSGSVVVREDKKLLTVLFPDGRDGRAFTLKAETSEDLYEWKTALEHALAQAPSAALVMGHNGIFRNDTNDTLEGSFHQWRDKRPVKSLVVGRPILLALEDIDGGPSFLEKALRFLEKFGTKVEGILRQSADVEEVERRVQEYEQGKTEFNPDEDAHVVGDCVKHVLRELPSSPVPASCCTALLEAYKIDRKEARVSAMRSSILETFPEPNRRLLQRILKMMHVISSHSDENRMTPSAVAACMAPLLLRPLLAGECELDDDFDLNGDNSAQLIAAANAANNAQAIITTLLEEYENVFDDENLLRCSISADSRIENSGSEDSSDDENLDLKDNGYHDAENEVDPETDDDPDRVHSGKLSESSGYAGSDLYDYKAFGVDDSDVGSPKGNHTSAESSSSHVPQTIRDPNVEVVERGSKPIKENENLISETETPSASPAGDSYRSMGEILSAMDPGHPLPVSGLESGTVKKVAKVTGSNHNAKRSAFWGRNNARKTPSMESVDSSGEEELSIQRLEIAKNDLQQRIAKEARGNAILQASLERRKQALHERRLALEQDVSRLQEQLQAERDLRAALEVGLSMSSGQLASSCGMDSKTRAELEEIALAEADVARLKQKVAELHHQLNQQRQHHYGSLSDACDRYQNGQNNNSQQRFLQQDFDATLAFCNHERKQRNEESLLGADWRTIKGQILASASSTRQPSRKQFMDPASRSESKNTDASTSLSVDELSAVDSASMPSTSRAPEAVDYPRHPSTASSALVELTTRLDFFKERRSQLMEQLHNLDLNYGTASLQDSVYRPSSPPWN
- the LOC114823965 gene encoding rho GTPase-activating protein 7-like isoform X3 yields the protein MSASLAAFERPLRPAASNTVFKSGPLFISSKGIGWKSWKKRWFILTRTSLVFFKNDPSALPQRGGEVNLTLGGIDLNNSGSVVVREDKKLLTVLFPDGRDGRAFTLKAETSEDLYEWKTALEHALAQAPSAALVMGHNGIFRNDTNDTLEGSFHQWRDKRPVKSLVVGRPILLALEDIDGGPSFLEKALRFLEKFGTKVEGILRQSADVEEVERRVQEYEQGKTEFNPDEDAHVVGDCVKHVLRELPSSPVPASCCTALLEAYKIDRKEARVSAMRSSILETFPEPNRRLLQRILKMMHVISSHSDENRMTPSAVAACMAPLLLRPLLAGECELDDDFDLNGDNSAQLIAAANAANNAQAIITTLLEEYENVFDDENLLRCSISADSRIENSGSEDSSDDENLDLKDNGYHDAENEVDPETDDDPDRVHSGKLSESSGYAGSDLYDYKAFGVDDSDVGSPKGNHTSAESSSSHVPQTIRDPNVEVVERGSKPIKENENLISETETPSASPAGDSYRSMGEILSAMDPGHPLPVSGLESGTVKKVAKVTGSNHNAKRSAFWGRNNARKTPSMESVDSSGEEELSIQRLEIAKNDLQQRIAKEARGNAILQASLERRKQALHERRLALEQDVSRLQEQLQAERDLRAALEVGLSMSSGQLASSCGMDSKTRAELEEIALAEADVARLKQKVAELHHQLNQQRQHHYGSLSDACDRYQNGQNNNSQQRFLQQDFDATLAFCNHERKQRNEESLLGADWRTIKGQILASASSTRQPSRKQFMDPASRSESKNTDASTSLSVDELSAVDSASMPSTSRAPEAVDYPRHPSTASSALVELTTRLDFFKERRSQLMEQLHNLDLNYGTASLQDSVYRPSSPPWN